From a single Paenibacillus sp. FSL R5-0345 genomic region:
- a CDS encoding dipeptidase has protein sequence MMSTYEGLYDFKLTELEEERAIRLHEQNINIDLLFQGPLSPSAIPESVSEKIKELCEPYKDEPMVYSSMPAKMITKLSASGEIPEYKSEWYKSGITAGNRELHLESLESMITSMAEVQLQFDSADWLVKALTAGDIRAAKRNGHKSGIITAQETDGLGTNLDLLDVLHNFGLRILQLTYNNQNQVGAGCAEQSNAGITNYGKRFIERLNKLGIIVDTGHCGKQTTLDACQYSKTPVIASHTGVEAIYPHMRCKSDEEIIAIAKTGGVIGIFAMPWFAHEDPNHTTIDHVLDHIEYVIQLVGVDHVGIGTDWPMSDVLWSLIYFKEHIAPKLGFAKGDGPSTETVAGLEKYSYFINFTRGLVARGYKDEDIAKIMGGNWLRVFEEIWG, from the coding sequence ATGATGAGCACATATGAAGGTTTGTATGATTTCAAGTTGACGGAGCTAGAAGAAGAGCGGGCCATACGTTTACATGAGCAGAACATTAATATTGATTTGCTATTTCAAGGACCCTTATCTCCAAGCGCAATTCCAGAATCTGTGTCCGAAAAAATTAAAGAGCTGTGTGAGCCCTATAAAGATGAGCCGATGGTATACAGCAGTATGCCAGCTAAAATGATCACTAAGCTGTCGGCCAGCGGTGAGATCCCAGAGTATAAAAGTGAATGGTATAAATCAGGAATTACCGCGGGGAACCGGGAACTTCATTTAGAATCCTTAGAAAGCATGATCACTAGCATGGCTGAAGTTCAGCTTCAGTTCGACTCCGCAGATTGGTTAGTTAAAGCTTTAACCGCAGGAGACATACGTGCAGCCAAGCGTAATGGCCATAAGTCGGGTATTATCACGGCGCAAGAAACGGATGGTCTAGGTACGAATCTGGATCTATTAGATGTGTTACATAATTTTGGCTTGAGAATTCTACAATTAACGTATAACAATCAGAATCAGGTTGGTGCAGGTTGTGCAGAACAGTCGAACGCTGGGATTACGAATTATGGAAAAAGGTTCATTGAGCGTCTGAACAAGCTGGGGATCATTGTAGATACGGGACATTGCGGAAAACAGACCACGCTCGATGCTTGCCAGTATTCTAAGACTCCGGTTATTGCTTCACACACAGGTGTAGAGGCCATCTATCCGCATATGCGCTGCAAAAGTGACGAGGAAATCATTGCGATCGCTAAGACAGGTGGAGTGATCGGTATTTTTGCTATGCCATGGTTTGCTCATGAAGACCCTAATCATACAACTATTGATCATGTGCTGGATCATATCGAATATGTAATCCAGCTTGTAGGCGTAGATCATGTCGGAATTGGGACGGATTGGCCGATGAGTGATGTGCTCTGGTCTTTGATCTATTTTAAAGAACATATCGCACCTAAACTAGGTTTCGCCAAAGGAGACGGACCTTCTACTGAAACCGTTGCTGGGCTTGAAAAATATAGTTATTTTATCAACTTTACTAGAGGTCTAGTGGCTCGCGGTTATAAGGATGAGGATATTGCAAAAATCATGGGTGGCAACTGGTTGCGCGTATTTGAAGAAATTTGGGGATAG
- a CDS encoding ornithine cyclodeaminase family protein produces the protein MLVINQNEVTELLAMESCITVMESVLKDLSAGQAVQSLRQVLPLHQGNLIGLMPGYLQGEEVAGAKIISVFPSNHGSGLPSHQGLVTLFDSSTGVLKAVVDGLKITAIRTAAVSAVATRYLAREDAEVLAILGTGEQAKSHLEAMLLVRSIREVRVWSRTLAKARDFQAEMSRKYGIEIVVAESVQEAVSPADIICTVTASTEPVLKGEWLKSGVHINAVGACRPADRELDSEVVRLAKLYVDRLESTHNESGDYLIPLNEGVITSGHIIGEMGELISGSIEGRATADEITLFKGLGLAIEDLAAANFIYNEAIRLQKGIEIAF, from the coding sequence ATGCTAGTCATTAATCAAAATGAAGTGACTGAGCTATTAGCAATGGAGTCTTGCATCACAGTGATGGAATCTGTTTTGAAGGACTTGTCCGCTGGACAAGCTGTACAGAGCTTAAGACAAGTACTCCCGCTGCACCAAGGCAACCTGATTGGCTTAATGCCGGGCTATTTGCAGGGTGAAGAAGTAGCAGGAGCCAAAATCATCAGTGTATTCCCAAGCAATCATGGCTCAGGTCTACCTTCCCATCAAGGACTTGTTACGCTATTCGATTCTTCTACCGGTGTTCTGAAAGCCGTAGTAGATGGACTAAAGATTACGGCAATTCGCACAGCGGCTGTTAGCGCAGTAGCCACTCGTTATCTGGCCAGAGAAGATGCTGAAGTGCTTGCCATTCTTGGTACGGGCGAACAAGCCAAAAGCCATCTGGAAGCGATGCTGCTGGTTCGATCCATACGTGAGGTCAGAGTTTGGAGTAGGACACTTGCAAAAGCAAGAGATTTCCAAGCAGAGATGAGCCGTAAATATGGTATAGAGATCGTTGTCGCTGAGTCTGTACAAGAGGCAGTCAGCCCAGCAGATATCATTTGTACCGTAACAGCATCCACAGAGCCTGTACTTAAAGGAGAATGGCTGAAGTCCGGTGTTCACATCAATGCGGTTGGAGCGTGCAGACCAGCGGATCGTGAGCTGGATTCGGAGGTCGTCCGGTTAGCTAAGTTGTATGTAGACCGATTGGAATCCACGCATAATGAATCTGGGGATTATTTAATTCCGCTGAACGAAGGCGTGATCACTTCAGGCCATATCATCGGTGAAATGGGTGAACTGATCAGCGGGAGTATCGAGGGCAGAGCTACAGCTGATGAGATCACTCTTTTTAAAGGACTAGGACTTGCCATAGAGGATTTAGCAGCAGCTAACTTCATTTATAATGAAGCAATTAGATTACAAAAAGGGATTGAAATTGCATTTTAA
- a CDS encoding aldo/keto reductase — protein MSSKITLGRTNLQVLPLGLGANAVGGHNLFPGLNDETGKNIVRNALDHGINFIDTAYIYGPGRSEELIGEVLKERGGRDNVVIATKGAHKITGDKVTIDNSPAFLRQSVEDSLKRLQTDYIDLYYIHFPDESTHKDEAVGELKKLKDEGKIRAIGVSNFSIEQLREANKDGHVDVLQSHYNLLQRDAEKDLLPYTQEHGISFVPYFPLASGLLGGKYKQGDTFSDIRKNDPLFQGETFAKNLEKVDKVRQIADAKGVEVAHVVLAWYLTVPSIDALIPGAKRPEQIVSNLETLKVQLSSEEIRAIDSIFKA, from the coding sequence ATGTCTAGTAAAATAACTTTAGGTAGAACAAATTTGCAGGTACTCCCTCTCGGACTGGGTGCCAATGCTGTTGGTGGGCATAATTTATTTCCCGGCTTAAATGATGAGACTGGTAAAAACATCGTTCGCAACGCTCTTGATCATGGGATCAATTTCATTGATACCGCATATATTTATGGTCCAGGTAGATCTGAGGAACTGATTGGAGAAGTACTGAAAGAAAGAGGCGGCCGTGACAATGTGGTCATCGCTACTAAGGGTGCTCACAAGATTACTGGTGATAAGGTTACAATCGACAACTCTCCAGCTTTTCTAAGACAATCTGTAGAAGACAGCCTGAAACGCCTCCAGACCGATTATATCGATCTTTACTATATTCATTTCCCGGATGAAAGCACACATAAAGATGAAGCTGTTGGCGAGCTTAAGAAGCTGAAAGATGAAGGAAAGATCAGAGCAATTGGGGTCTCCAACTTCTCCATTGAACAGCTGAGAGAAGCCAACAAAGACGGGCATGTAGATGTTCTTCAATCCCACTACAATTTATTGCAACGTGATGCGGAAAAAGATTTGCTCCCTTATACACAGGAGCATGGTATTTCCTTCGTGCCTTATTTCCCTCTTGCATCCGGCCTGCTTGGCGGTAAATATAAGCAAGGCGATACATTCAGCGACATTAGAAAGAACGACCCACTGTTCCAAGGGGAGACTTTTGCTAAAAACTTGGAGAAAGTGGATAAGGTTCGCCAAATTGCCGATGCCAAAGGTGTTGAAGTCGCTCATGTGGTGCTCGCATGGTATTTGACTGTACCTTCTATCGACGCACTTATTCCCGGTGCTAAACGTCCAGAGCAGATCGTATCGAACCTGGAAACGCTAAAGGTTCAACTGTCATCTGAAGAGATCAGAGCGATTGATTCAATCTTTAAGGCGTAA